A stretch of Rhododendron vialii isolate Sample 1 chromosome 4a, ASM3025357v1 DNA encodes these proteins:
- the LOC131324798 gene encoding L-type lectin-domain containing receptor kinase IV.1-like produces MFLTPLFSLSPLLLLLLALLPSAPAQDHLSFTFNNFKAASPNLTLDGIAEFTSSGLLALTNGPRQENGHAFLPATFPFKPSPNASVSSFSTSFIFSIISDYPALSGHGIVFVVAPAPGLPGAHASHWLGLFNETNNGKSTNHVVAVELDTIYSSEFHDINDNHVGIDINGLESNVSKPAGYYSNGRFRNLSLISGKAMQVWVEYDGGKKEMNVTMAPVHLPKPSTPLLTLSKDLSPILNKTMYVGFSSSTGSVPTSHYILAWSFKINGLADGFDFSQLPKLPRIGPKKVSRLLTIGLPAICLVLVFGVVSGVVYYVRRKRKFAEVLEDWELGYGPHRFKYKDLYIATKGFREKGLLGSGGFGRVYKGIMPTSKIEIAVKRISHESRQGMKEFVAEIISIGRMRHRNLVQLLGYCRRKGELLLVYDYMPNGSLDKLLYNQPSCTLNWQQRFRVIKGVASGLFYLHEGWEQVVVHRDVKASNVLLDGELNGRLGDFGLARLYDHGTDPQTTHVVGTLGYLAPEHTRTGKATTSTDVYSFGAFLLEVVCGRRPIEPRAAAEDLVLVDWVFSFWSRGEVLRTVDPNLGIEYVAEEVELVLKLGLLCSHSEPVARPNMRQVVQYLEGDIPLPELKLMGISAAGLTFAHREGFDDFALSYPSSMEKAFTHSSSAAESHLSGGR; encoded by the coding sequence ATGTTTCTCactcctcttttttctctctctcctctcctcctcctcctcctcgctctcctccCCTCCGCACCGGCCCAAGACCACCTCAGCTTCACCTTCAACAACTTCAAAGCCGCCTCACCAAACCTCACCCTCGACGGCATAGCCGAGTTCACATCCTCAGGTCTCCTAGCCCTCACCAACGGCCCCCGCCAAGAAAATGGCCACGCCTTTCTCCCCGCAACATTCCCCTTCAAACCCTCACCGAACGCCTCCGTTTCCTCCTTCTCCACctccttcatcttctccataATCTCCGATTACCCCGCCCTCTCCGGCCATGGCATCGTCTTCGTAGTGGCCCCCGCCCCGGGCCTCCCCGGTGCCCACGCCAGCCATTGGTTGGGCCTCTTCAATGAAACTAATAACGGGAAATCAACCAACCACGTGGTTGCGGTAGAGCTTGATACTATATACAGTAGCGAGTTTCATGATATAAATGATAACCATGTTGGCATCGACATTAATGGGCTGGAATCTAATGTGTCTAAGCCAGCTGGGTATTATTCAAATGGGAGGTTTCGGAATTTGAGTCTGATCAGTGGTAAGGCGATGCAAGTTTGGGTTGAATACGACGGGGGAAAGAAGGAAATGAATGTTACTATGGCTCCGGTTCATTTGCCCAAGCCAAGCACGCCTCTATTGACTCTTTCTAAGGATCTTTCCCCGATATTGAACAAAACTATGTATGTTGGGTTCTCTTCCTCTACTGGTTCAGTCCCAACTTCCCATTATATCTTGGCTTGGAGCTTTAAGATTAATGGATTGGCTGATGGGTTTGATTTCTCTCAACTCCCTAAGCTTCCTCGCATCGGACCCAAGAAAGTTTCTAGGCTTCTGACAATTGGATTGCCTGCGATTTGTTTAGTTTTGGTGTTTGGAGTAGTTTCAGGGGTAGTTTATTATGTTAGAAGGAAGAGGAAGTTTGCTGAAGTGCTTGAAGATTGGGAACTTGGCTATGGGCCTCATAGGTTCAAGTACAAGGACTTGTATATTGCCACCAAAGGGTTTAGGGAAAAGGGGCTCTTGGGTAGTGGGGGATTTGGTAGGGTTTATAAAGGAATAATGCCTACTTCAAAAATTGAGATTGCAGTAAAAAGGATATCACATGAATCTAGGCAAGGAATGAAGGAATTCGTGGCAGAAATCATTAGTATTGGACGTATGCGCCACCGGAATTTAGTACAACTCTTGGGTTATTGTCGCCGAAAAGGGGAGCTTCTTTTGGTCTATGACTACATGCCTAATGGAAGTCTAGATAAATTGCTCTACAACCAGCCGAGTTGTACCCTCAATTGGCAGCAAAGATTTCGAGTCATCAAGGGTGTGGCGTCGGGCCTTTTCTATTTACACGAAGGGTGGGAGCAAGTTGTTGTGCATAGAGATGTCAAGGCGAGTAATGTGTTGTTAGATGGCGAATTGAATGGGAGATTGGGCGATTTTGGGCTAGCTAGATTGTATGATCACGGAACCGATCCACAAACCACTCATGTGGTTGGAACACTTGGGTATCTTGCACCGGAGCACACTAGAACCGGGAAGGCCACAACGAGCACCGATGTGTATTCTTTCGGTGCCTTTTTGCTCGAGGTGGTATGTGGGAGGAGGCCCATTGAGCCACGAGCAGCAGCAGAGGACTTAGTTTTGGTGGATTGGGTGTTTTCCTTTTGGAGCAGAGGGGAAGTTTTGCGAACCGTTGATCCTAACTTGGGGATAGAGTATGTGGcggaggaagtggagttggttTTGAAGCTGGGATTGTTGTGTTCTCACTCTGAGCCGGTTGCCAGGCCGAATATGAGGCAAGTTGTGCAGTATTTGGAGGGAGATATTCCTCTACCGGAGTTGAAACTGATGGGTATTTCTGCCGCAGGTCTGACGTTTGCTCACCGCGAAGGGTTTGATGATTTTGCACTGTCGTATCCGTCTTCTATGGAGAAGGCGTTTACGCACTCGTCTTCTGCTGCAGAGTCCCATCTCTCTGGAGGCAGATGA
- the LOC131323927 gene encoding uncharacterized protein LOC131323927 gives MLYNNFFNIKVHTSFLSDYPVIPEHHHEMFQGHFLSNLSVDSAIKRVAPTPVCAGRKPLKHLPVARVQQLLSIPFDSGPGGPGKGRLSVHNCSVGPVARIFLGWDPTIFGSSILFSSDQLIVSEFLPLDGSTSFVLSVVYGHNKAIDRRQLWDDRRITANSVGTKPWVQMGDFNTVRATLERLVGFDSNVATEFNHCLADILHDDLPAKGFWFTWTNKRGGLGDNKSRIHRVISNNQWLVTFLAYEAFFLAPGLSDHCPMNSVFKKVLVQSWTKHVTGRPMFVLSTKLKRLKGALKNFNFQYYSNISKGVCDAKEELDRVQDLYFQSPFDSALCHSEKDMLGKYVELRMAEESFLKQKTRIKWLALGDQNSRYFHRKMCSHRARNTILSLTNSVGTLIDDPEAVMQEILGYYIGLLGTPFMGKTDSVHVLTQAIHTKVPHHLRAMLVALITVTEIKAALMSINGDKAPGPDGFNSLFFQKSWDVVGSDFVAAVASFFESGMLLKEWNATTISLIPKEKILHRILSWDSKTLSYDGRALLIQSILFSIQVYWSSIFIIPSKVIKEIECTLLAFLWSGTELKHSGAKVKWDQICCLKEEGGLGFRRIKKWNRASMLRHLWALCKKADTLWVKWMHTYFIKENCLWTMDIPCDSFLRGL, from the exons ATGTTATACAATAATTTCTTCAATATCAAAGTGCATACAAGTTTCTTGAGTGATTATCCTGTAATTCCGGAGCACCACCATGAGATGTTTCAAGGACATTTTCTATCCAACCTTAGTGTGGACTCCGCCATCAAGCGTGTGGCTCCTACGCCGGTGTGTGCAGGAAGAAAGCCCCTGAAGCACCTCCCCGTAGCG AGAGTTCAACAATTGCTATCTATTCCTTTTGATTCTGGTCCTGGTGGTCCTGGCAAGGGGAGG TTGAGTGTTCATAATTGCTCTGTGGGTCCAGTTGCTCGGATCTTCCTTGGGTGGGACCCTACTATTTTTGGCAGTTCTATCTTGTTTTCTTCTGATCAATTGATTGTTTCTGAATTTCTTCCTCTGGATGGTTCTACTTCTTTTGTTCTATCTGTGGTATATGGGCATAATAAAGCTATAGATAGAAGACAGTTGTGGGATGATAGGAGAATCACTGCTAACTCTGTTGGTACTAAACCTTGGGTTCAAATGGGTGATTTCAATACTGTTAGAGCAACTTTAGAGAGACTGGTAGGTTTCGACTCTAATGTAGCTACTGAATTCAATCATTGTTTAGCAGATATTCTTCATGATGATTTACCAGCTAAGGGTTTTTGGTTCACTTGGACTAATAAAAGGGGTGGTTTGGGAGATAATAAAAGTAGGATTCATAGAGTAATCTCTAATAATCAGTGGTTGGTGACTTTCCTTGCCTATGAAGCTTTTTTTCTTGCTCCTGGATTGTCAGATCATTGCCCCATG AATTCAGTTTTTAAAAAGGTTCTAGTCCAATCTTGGACTAAGCATGTGACTGGTAGGCCTATGTTTGTGCTCTCTACCAAGCTGAAGAGATTAAAAGGTGCtctcaaaaattttaattttcagtACTACTCTAACATCAGTAAAGGAGTATGTGATGCAAAGGAGGAGTTAGATAGAGTACAAGACTTGTATTTTCAATCTCCTTTTGATTCTGCTTTGTGTCACTCTGAGAAAGATATGCTGGGTAAATATGTGGAGTTAAGAATGGCTGAGGAATCATTCTTGAAGCAGAAAACCAGGATTAAATGGCTTGCTCTAGGTGATCAGAATTCtaggtactttcataggaaAATGTGCTCCCATAGGGCAAGGAACACAATCCTTAGTCTCACTAATTCTGTTGGTACATTGATTGATGATCCTGAGGCTGTTATGCAGGAGATCTTGGGTTACTATATTGGCCTGTTGGGTACTCCATTCATGGGAAAAACTGATTCTGTTCATGTTCTTACTCAAGCTATCCATACAAAAGTTCCTCATCACCTTAGGGCTATGCTTGTTGCTCTTATTACTGTGACTGAAATAAAGGCTGCTCTTATGTCCATTAATGGGGATAAGGCCCCTGGGCCTGATGGTTTCAACTCTTTGTTTTTCCAGAAAAGTTGGGATGTGGTGGGAAGTGATTTTGTTGCTGCTGTTGCCTCTTTTTTTGAATCTGGTATGCTTCTTAAAGAATGGAATGCCACTACTATTTCCTTGATTCCAAAG GAGAAAATTCTTCACAGAATTTTGAGCTGGGATTCTAAGACATTGTCTTATGATGGGAGGGCCTTGCTCATTCAGTCTATTTTGTTTAGCATTCAAGTGTACTGGAGCTCTATTTTTATCATTCCTAGTAAAGTGATTAAGGAGATTGAATGTACTCTACTGGCTTTTCTCTGGTCTGGTACTGAGCTTAAGCATTCCGGGGCTAAAGTTAAGTGGGATCAGATTTGCTGTCTTAAGGAGGAAgggggtttggggtttagaAGAATAAAGAAGTGGAATAGGGCTTCTATGCTGAGGCATTTATGGGCTTTGTGTAAGAAGGCTGACACTCTTTGGGTTAAGTGGATGCACACATATTTCATTAAAGAGAACTGTCTTTGGACCATGGATATTCCTTGTGATTCTTTTCTTCGTGGACTATGA